In a genomic window of Infirmifilum sp. NZ:
- a CDS encoding ABC transporter ATP-binding protein has protein sequence MGVSVLVRVENLKKHFPVKGFLFTRGWVRAVDGISFSIHRGETLGLVGESGCGKTTVGRLAVRLLEPTSGSIYYDGVNIFELKNRQLKEFRRKVQIVFQDPYSSLNPRMMVYDIIAEAVTETNSGGEGDLEDYVASLLERVGLSGEHLYRYPHEFSGGQRQRIAIARALAVKPEFLVLDEPTSALDVSVQSQILNLLKDLQKNYNLTYLFISHDLAVVRYMSHRVAVMYLGKIVELSDSATVFEKPLHPYTQMLLSAIPIPDPKLAKSRTKIKPSGEPPSAVNPPQGCRFHPRCPFATDKCRVEEPPLVEAEKGHLVACWLYSRS, from the coding sequence ATGGGTGTGAGCGTGCTCGTAAGAGTGGAGAACCTGAAGAAACACTTCCCGGTTAAAGGCTTCCTGTTCACAAGAGGGTGGGTTCGGGCGGTAGACGGGATAAGCTTCTCAATCCACAGGGGTGAAACGCTGGGACTGGTGGGAGAGTCGGGCTGTGGCAAAACCACTGTTGGAAGGCTAGCGGTACGTCTACTTGAACCGACGAGCGGCTCGATATACTATGACGGCGTTAACATCTTCGAGCTCAAGAACAGGCAACTGAAGGAGTTTAGGAGGAAGGTGCAGATAGTGTTTCAGGATCCCTACAGCTCCCTGAACCCGAGAATGATGGTTTACGATATTATAGCTGAAGCCGTAACTGAGACAAACTCGGGCGGGGAGGGCGATCTTGAGGACTACGTGGCTTCGCTCCTCGAGAGGGTCGGCCTCTCCGGGGAGCACCTGTACAGGTACCCTCACGAGTTCAGCGGTGGACAGCGGCAGAGGATAGCCATAGCTAGGGCGCTGGCCGTTAAGCCCGAGTTTCTCGTCCTGGACGAGCCGACGTCGGCGCTTGACGTCTCCGTTCAGTCCCAGATCCTCAACCTCCTCAAAGACCTCCAGAAAAACTACAACCTCACCTACCTCTTCATATCCCACGACCTCGCCGTGGTCCGCTACATGAGCCACCGCGTAGCGGTAATGTATCTCGGGAAAATAGTCGAGTTGTCAGACTCCGCAACAGTATTTGAGAAGCCCCTGCACCCCTACACGCAGATGCTGCTCTCAGCGATACCTATCCCCGACCCTAAGCTGGCCAAGTCTAGGACGAAGATCAAACCCTCCGGAGAGCCGCCCAGCGCTGTTAATCCTCCTCAGGGCTGCCGGTTCCACCCGAGGTGCCCCTTCGCCACCGACAAGTGCCGCGTCGAGGAGCCGCCCCTAGTTGAAGCAGAGAAGGGACACCTCGTAGCATGCTGGCTGTACAGTAGATCTTAA
- a CDS encoding oxidoreductase, with protein MQGKLLFRPISIGKTWIKNRIAMAPMGLVTMVNPDGSINRRIVDYYVERAKGGVGLIITGLTRVENEIEDLRLDGRHVLPILDSVKHVSPMSELTEEVHHYGARIFVQLTAGVGRVAPTLTLLSGFKPVSASEVPCYWVPTLKTRAMTREEIKKLVEAFGRAAEYAYLAGFDGIELHGHEGYLLDQFTSSIWNRRDDEYGGSLENRLRLPIEILNAIKDTVGKDFPVVYRFGVKHFLKGYNNPGLPGEEFAEAGRDIEEGIQMAKILEKAGFDALHVDAGCYDSWYMAHPPEYLPHGCLADFAGMVKREVKIPVIAVGRLDDPVVAEKVLEEGKADMVAIGRGLLADPYWPAKVRAGRYEEIRPCIGCHECLYRIIELARPLSCAVNPATGRERELELKPAAHRRRIVVCGGGVAGMEFARVAAIRGHEVILFEKDSELGGHLIEGGVPDFKYDIRRLKRWYERQLEKLEVDVNLRTEATVDRVLGENPDVVVVATGSRPAVPPIPGVDKPNVVQAVDLLRGLKAVKDDVVIVGAGLVGVETAIWLAQSGKKATIVEMLPAPNISVSHANKLYLMTMLKYLKIPLMLNTKVKEVLDGRVVVETPHGAREIPCDSVVLATGMVPNRELYDALAAEHPNVHIIGDALSPRKIRDAVWDAYYLAISV; from the coding sequence ATGCAGGGGAAACTTCTGTTCAGACCCATAAGCATCGGGAAGACGTGGATCAAGAACAGGATCGCGATGGCTCCGATGGGTTTAGTGACGATGGTGAACCCCGATGGGTCTATCAACCGGAGAATCGTGGACTATTATGTCGAACGCGCAAAGGGTGGGGTAGGTCTAATCATTACTGGCCTCACTCGGGTTGAGAACGAGATAGAGGACTTACGCTTGGATGGGCGTCACGTGCTACCAATACTTGACTCAGTCAAGCACGTCTCCCCGATGTCGGAGCTCACAGAGGAGGTTCACCACTACGGCGCCCGCATCTTCGTACAGCTCACAGCCGGTGTTGGACGTGTGGCACCCACGCTCACCCTTCTTTCCGGCTTTAAGCCGGTCTCCGCATCAGAGGTCCCCTGCTACTGGGTTCCCACTCTGAAGACGAGGGCTATGACGAGGGAGGAGATCAAAAAGCTTGTAGAGGCTTTTGGTCGTGCCGCCGAGTACGCGTATCTCGCGGGCTTCGACGGGATCGAGCTACACGGGCACGAGGGATACCTTCTCGACCAGTTCACAAGCTCCATATGGAATAGGAGGGATGACGAGTACGGTGGAAGCCTTGAGAACAGGCTTAGACTCCCTATTGAAATTCTCAACGCGATTAAAGACACTGTTGGCAAAGATTTTCCAGTTGTTTACAGGTTTGGAGTTAAACACTTTTTGAAGGGATACAATAACCCGGGGTTACCTGGGGAGGAGTTCGCGGAAGCTGGGAGAGATATAGAGGAAGGGATCCAGATGGCGAAGATCCTGGAAAAGGCGGGCTTCGACGCGCTACATGTTGACGCCGGATGCTATGACAGCTGGTACATGGCTCACCCTCCCGAGTACCTCCCACACGGATGTTTGGCCGACTTCGCCGGGATGGTGAAGAGAGAGGTCAAGATACCTGTTATAGCGGTTGGTAGGCTGGACGACCCTGTCGTCGCCGAGAAGGTCCTTGAGGAGGGGAAGGCTGACATGGTGGCAATAGGGAGGGGGCTACTAGCTGACCCTTACTGGCCGGCGAAGGTGAGAGCAGGGAGGTACGAGGAGATAAGGCCGTGTATAGGTTGCCACGAGTGCTTGTACAGGATCATCGAGCTGGCCCGTCCCCTCTCCTGCGCCGTAAACCCTGCAACAGGGCGTGAGAGGGAGCTGGAGCTGAAGCCGGCAGCTCATAGGAGGAGGATCGTGGTTTGCGGCGGAGGCGTTGCCGGAATGGAGTTTGCCCGAGTGGCCGCGATCCGTGGGCACGAGGTAATACTGTTCGAGAAGGACTCGGAGCTAGGCGGCCACCTGATCGAGGGGGGTGTTCCCGACTTCAAGTACGATATTCGCAGGCTTAAGCGCTGGTATGAACGGCAACTCGAGAAGCTGGAAGTCGACGTAAACCTCAGGACTGAGGCCACTGTTGACAGGGTTCTGGGGGAAAACCCCGATGTTGTCGTCGTCGCAACGGGGTCTAGGCCTGCTGTTCCGCCTATTCCAGGGGTAGACAAGCCCAACGTGGTTCAAGCCGTTGACCTGCTTCGAGGCCTTAAAGCCGTTAAAGATGATGTCGTGATCGTAGGCGCGGGTCTCGTGGGCGTTGAGACAGCGATCTGGCTCGCGCAATCTGGGAAGAAGGCCACAATCGTCGAAATGCTACCTGCTCCTAACATCAGTGTAAGCCACGCTAACAAGCTGTACCTGATGACCATGCTCAAGTACCTAAAGATCCCCTTGATGCTGAATACCAAGGTTAAAGAGGTTCTCGACGGTCGCGTCGTCGTGGAAACACCTCACGGTGCGCGAGAGATACCTTGCGATAGCGTTGTTCTAGCCACGGGGATGGTCCCCAACAGGGAGCTTTACGACGCTCTCGCAGCCGAGCACCCGAATGTTCATATAATCGGGGACGCGTTAAGCCCCAGGAAGATAAGGGATGCTGTTTGGGATGCTTATTACCTGGCGATCTCGGTGTAG
- a CDS encoding nitroreductase family protein, which produces MFIVVTDPVVREKLAQASPPPPDPARPKPLLEAPLVVILAVNKDEDPMFHKYDGALVAAYFMLAAHALGLGTVWAGIGTEQEISAVRRAVSLPDSYLSVALIPVGYPDEKPEPRPRKPIEEITRYNIFQVNVA; this is translated from the coding sequence TTGTTCATAGTCGTCACAGACCCCGTCGTCAGAGAAAAGCTGGCCCAGGCCAGCCCACCACCTCCCGACCCTGCCAGGCCCAAGCCACTCCTAGAGGCACCACTAGTCGTGATCCTCGCTGTTAATAAGGACGAAGACCCCATGTTCCACAAGTACGACGGCGCGCTTGTAGCGGCTTACTTCATGCTCGCCGCGCACGCATTAGGCCTTGGCACGGTATGGGCGGGCATCGGGACAGAGCAGGAAATCAGCGCCGTGCGCAGAGCTGTAAGCCTACCCGACAGCTACCTTTCAGTGGCGCTCATCCCCGTCGGCTACCCCGATGAGAAGCCGGAGCCCCGGCCGAGAAAGCCCATTGAGGAAATAACGCGCTACAACATCTTCCAAGTTAACGTAGCCTAG
- a CDS encoding DUF1028 domain-containing protein — protein sequence MHKHSRYSASARPATFSIVGFDPETGDLGVAVASKFVAVGALVPWAKARVGAIATQALANVSYGPRGLDLLAKGHSAKQVLAMLLEDDPRREDRQVGVVDSRGEAAAFTGKNCYPYAGHVVGDFFAAQGNILAGPEVVEAMARAFETTKGELVDKLLAALEAGDKAGGDRRGKQSAAILVVREGEGYGGYTDRYVDLRVDDHPEPVRELRRIFRIWELTLLQREDPSDVVEKSAVAERVQLALKKAGFYKGEVTGRWDDETEKAFTEWAMINNFENKLRSDGLIWGTIYRYLIESAQVS from the coding sequence ATGCACAAGCACAGCCGTTACTCGGCAAGTGCTCGACCTGCAACTTTCTCGATAGTGGGGTTTGACCCCGAGACGGGGGACCTCGGCGTAGCTGTGGCGTCGAAGTTCGTGGCCGTCGGCGCTCTAGTCCCCTGGGCGAAGGCCCGGGTAGGGGCCATAGCCACCCAGGCTCTGGCAAACGTGTCCTATGGGCCTCGCGGGCTCGACCTGCTGGCGAAGGGGCACTCGGCTAAGCAGGTTTTAGCGATGCTACTCGAGGACGACCCACGAAGGGAGGACCGGCAGGTCGGCGTAGTGGACTCGAGGGGGGAGGCGGCCGCTTTTACGGGGAAGAACTGCTACCCCTATGCTGGGCACGTGGTCGGAGACTTCTTCGCGGCTCAGGGCAACATACTTGCTGGGCCGGAGGTCGTCGAGGCCATGGCCAGGGCCTTTGAGACGACGAAGGGCGAGCTCGTCGACAAGCTACTGGCGGCGCTCGAAGCGGGAGACAAGGCTGGGGGCGACAGGAGGGGGAAGCAGTCGGCGGCCATACTTGTCGTCAGGGAGGGCGAGGGCTACGGCGGGTACACCGACAGGTACGTCGACCTGAGGGTCGACGACCACCCGGAGCCGGTCCGAGAGCTGAGGAGGATCTTCAGAATCTGGGAGCTGACGCTGCTCCAGCGCGAAGACCCGAGCGACGTCGTCGAGAAGAGCGCTGTTGCCGAGAGGGTGCAGCTCGCCCTGAAGAAGGCCGGCTTCTACAAGGGCGAGGTCACGGGCAGGTGGGACGACGAAACCGAGAAGGCGTTCACGGAGTGGGCCATGATAAACAACTTCGAGAACAAGCTGAGGAGCGACGGGCTGATCTGGGGGACAATCTACAGGTACCTGATTGAGAGCGCTCAGGTTTCTTAG
- a CDS encoding SCP2 sterol-binding domain-containing protein: MPVDMTTCILLDTVKRRLNSSEKFKSAARGWTRTILVKLTPTLPGLPYVYKTFITIRDGRCAEIRALEPEEEEKADITVEMSVSTFDALLRGEASSGAMVLRGRVKIKGKVFELLKRSAVLEEVNRAMRELIFGGKAIPEMLPYLKREFTF; the protein is encoded by the coding sequence ATGCCGGTTGACATGACTACGTGTATCCTCCTCGATACCGTTAAACGGAGGCTGAATTCCAGCGAGAAGTTTAAGAGCGCCGCGCGGGGGTGGACGAGGACAATACTGGTTAAGCTTACGCCCACTCTCCCGGGTCTACCCTACGTCTACAAGACCTTCATAACGATAAGGGACGGCCGCTGCGCCGAGATACGGGCTCTCGAGCCAGAGGAAGAGGAGAAGGCCGACATAACCGTCGAGATGAGCGTCTCCACATTCGACGCGCTCTTAAGGGGAGAGGCCTCGAGCGGCGCGATGGTTCTCAGAGGGCGCGTGAAGATTAAGGGAAAGGTGTTCGAGCTGCTCAAGAGGAGCGCTGTCCTCGAGGAGGTAAACAGAGCCATGCGCGAGCTGATATTCGGGGGTAAGGCTATACCAGAGATGCTTCCCTACCTAAAGAGGGAGTTCACCTTCTAG
- a CDS encoding aconitase X swivel domain-containing protein, whose translation MPETCFKGRAILPGDVDGEAVVSPQGFNILATYQETVIRRRKRAIGGDKNNPHVYGVDLTGKILIIPSGIGSTTGGIIIAEIALLGVAPKAIVCTREADTLTSSGVALAHEWFGKKIALIDKVGDEIFQHVKTGNRVKVTSKGEVCII comes from the coding sequence ATGCCTGAGACGTGCTTCAAAGGCCGGGCAATCCTCCCAGGAGACGTGGATGGAGAGGCCGTTGTCTCCCCTCAAGGCTTCAACATACTCGCAACGTACCAGGAGACAGTGATCAGGCGTAGAAAGCGCGCGATAGGCGGTGACAAGAACAACCCCCACGTATACGGTGTAGACCTCACAGGCAAGATACTGATAATACCCTCCGGAATCGGGTCCACAACCGGCGGCATAATAATCGCCGAAATCGCCCTTCTAGGCGTGGCACCTAAGGCTATCGTCTGCACCCGCGAAGCCGACACCTTGACATCATCAGGAGTAGCCCTGGCCCACGAGTGGTTCGGGAAGAAAATAGCACTCATAGACAAAGTTGGTGACGAGATCTTTCAGCACGTGAAGACCGGCAACCGCGTGAAAGTAACTTCTAAAGGCGAAGTGTGCATCATATAA
- a CDS encoding aconitase X catalytic domain-containing protein gives MTGPVDERRLVEGREETLRKCYRVLEAYGKVYGAERFAECKSCHWVTSCGLRFVKSMFMVLEELASKDLKSRVPLTANPRPPQTSIPLVEKLVGRYLYSKQGRLESLLLRLGLIDPDAFTCTPYYIGNKPSYGDILAWAESSAVIYANSVLGARTNRNSSIVELLSGVTGETPLFGLLLDENRKADWLVEVKTSSKPSPFILGSLIGKSVLDGVPYIAGLDRWEFEEYELKDMGAAMAVWGAVGLFHAEDLTPEAVENGRKILRSDHKVLRVGDEELSKMKREMEAKAAPGKPDLAIIGCPHLSREQLDFFARELSEAELKTRTLLLAAPKIAREFKSTKLYSKLRDAGGDVDSFCPLMLTNIPTSKRLKILTNSGKLSYYSHAAFMDTPQLLSYLRGE, from the coding sequence ATGACAGGTCCCGTTGATGAGAGGCGCCTCGTCGAAGGCCGCGAAGAAACCCTGAGAAAGTGCTACAGAGTATTGGAGGCATACGGGAAGGTCTACGGCGCTGAGAGGTTTGCTGAGTGCAAGAGCTGCCACTGGGTTACCTCGTGCGGCCTCAGGTTCGTAAAGTCGATGTTCATGGTTCTTGAAGAACTGGCCAGCAAGGACCTAAAGTCCAGGGTGCCTTTAACCGCTAACCCACGGCCCCCTCAGACGTCAATACCCCTCGTCGAGAAGCTCGTCGGGAGGTACCTCTACAGCAAGCAGGGGAGGCTGGAGTCCCTGCTTCTGAGGCTAGGGCTCATCGACCCGGACGCTTTCACCTGCACGCCCTACTACATAGGCAACAAGCCCTCATACGGTGACATCCTAGCCTGGGCCGAATCCTCCGCAGTGATATACGCCAACTCCGTGCTGGGCGCTAGAACAAACAGGAACTCCTCAATAGTCGAGCTGCTCTCGGGCGTCACCGGAGAAACCCCGCTTTTCGGACTTCTTTTAGACGAGAACAGGAAAGCCGACTGGCTAGTCGAGGTGAAAACATCGTCTAAGCCAAGCCCCTTCATTCTCGGGAGCTTAATCGGGAAGAGCGTCCTGGACGGGGTCCCATACATAGCGGGTCTGGACAGGTGGGAGTTTGAGGAGTACGAGCTGAAGGACATGGGAGCCGCTATGGCAGTGTGGGGTGCCGTCGGGCTATTTCACGCGGAGGACCTCACTCCCGAGGCTGTGGAAAACGGGAGAAAGATCTTGAGAAGCGATCACAAAGTGCTGAGAGTGGGGGATGAGGAGCTTTCCAAAATGAAGAGAGAAATGGAGGCGAAAGCCGCCCCCGGGAAGCCCGACCTGGCGATAATCGGCTGCCCACACCTGTCCCGAGAGCAGCTCGACTTCTTCGCTAGAGAGCTTTCCGAAGCGGAGCTCAAGACCCGCACGCTACTCCTAGCTGCACCGAAGATAGCCCGAGAGTTCAAATCCACGAAGCTGTACTCCAAGCTCAGGGACGCGGGTGGGGACGTGGATAGCTTCTGCCCTCTCATGCTGACAAACATACCCACCTCGAAGCGGCTAAAAATACTCACAAACTCCGGGAAGCTCAGTTACTACAGCCATGCCGCCTTCATGGATACGCCGCAGCTCCTCTCCTACCTCAGGGGTGAGTAG